One genomic window of Medicago truncatula cultivar Jemalong A17 chromosome 1, MtrunA17r5.0-ANR, whole genome shotgun sequence includes the following:
- the LOC25483157 gene encoding pentatricopeptide repeat-containing protein At5g04810, chloroplastic, whose amino-acid sequence MEAFSFSLSTSHFPLHSNHNPSSFSLSPAKSISFSLKPPPDSNNNSASPTSLPFRRPSKPPILKTTPPPPNPKPKPNPKPSISNPLKNAFHSSNPLSNKLWLTSKISPPPPPPPPPLPTPPPPSPPELESDDEILEEEVDDGEGKNSGSDDRNQFRQPGKIFIGNLPGWVKKQEVSEFFRQFGPINSVILIRGHNDVSRNAGFGFVIYEGETAENSAMKAVEFDGVEFHGKVLTVKLDDGKRWREKRSEREKWLSGNDEKEYRSEWHEERDGSRKEFQKVLETEPENWQAVVRAFERVNKPARKEYGLMIKYYARRGDMHHARQAFESMRARGIEPSSHVYSSLIHAYAVGRDMEEALNCVRKMKDEGIEMSIVTYSIIVGGFAKLGNADAADNWFKEAKESLPSLNAVIYGSIIYAHCQACKMGRAEALVREMEEQGIDAPIDIYHTMMDGYTMIGNEEKCLIVFERLKECGFSPSIVSYGCLINLYTKIGKVSKALEISRVMKTVGIKHNMKTYSMLFNGFVKLKDWANAFSVFEDITKDGLKPDVILYNNIVKAFCGMGNMDRAICIVKQMQRERHRATTRTFLPIIHGFARAGETRRALEIFDTMRRSGCIPTVHTYNALILGLVEKCQMEKALQILDEMNLAGVSPNEHTYTTLMQGYASLGDTEKAFQYFTILKNDGLEIDVYTYEALLKACCKSGRMQSALAVTKEMSSKKIPRNTFVYNILIDGWARRGDVWEAADLMQQMRKEGVQPDIHTYTSFINACCKAGDMQNATQVIKEMEARGIKPNLKTYTTLIHGWARAAFPEKALKCFEDLKVAGLKPDRAVYHCLMTSLLSRATIAQSYIYSGLLSICREMIESEITIDMGTAVHWSRCLRKIERTGGELTEALQKTFPPDWTSHNILAVNCEIETADPEIDVHDDIVYYSSESDNDDCTHDEDYGDETGDDF is encoded by the exons ATGGAAGCTTTCAGTTTCTCATTATCCACTTCACACTTTCCCTTACACTCTAACCACAATCCTTCCTCCTTTTCCCTCTCTCCCGCCAAATCCATTTCCTTCTCCTTAAAACCACCTCCTGACTCCAATAACAACTCCGCCTCTCCCACCTCTCTCCCCTTCCGCCGTCCTTCTAAACCCCCCATTCTCAAAACTACACCCCCTCCtcctaaccctaaacctaaacctaaccctaaaccttCTATCTCAAACCCTCTTAAAAACGCTTTCCATTCCTCTAATCCTCTTTCTAACAAGCTCTGGCTCACTAGCAAAATCtctcctcctccaccaccaccaccaccaccactaccaACTCCGCCACCACCGTCACCGCCTGAATTGGAATCAGATGATGAAATTTTAGAAGAGGAAGTTGATGACGGAGAAGGTAAAAATTCCGGTTCCGATGACCGGAATCAATTCCGGCAACCGGGGAAAATATTTATAGGTAATTTACCAGGATGGGTGAAAAAACAAGAGGTTTCGGAGTTTTTTCGGCAATTTGGACCGATAAATAGTGTGATTTTGATTCGAGGTCACAATGACGTTTCGAGAAATGCTGGGTTTGGGTTTGTGATTTATGAGGGTGAGACGGCGGAGAATTCTGCCATGAAGGCGGTGGAATTCGACGGTGTTGAGTTTCATGGGAAAGTTTTGACAGTGAAGCTTGATGATGGGAAGAGGTGGAGGGAGAAAAGGAGTGAGAGGGAAAAGTGGTTGAGTGGGAATGATGAGAAGGAGTATCGGTCTGAGTGGCATGAAGAGAGGGATGGTTCTAGGAAGGAGTTTCAGAAGGTTTTGGAAACTGAGCCGGAGAATTGGCAGGCGGTTGTTCGTGCTTTCGAGAGAGTTAACAAG CCTGCAAGAAAAGAATATGGTTTGATGATTAAATATTATGCACGACGAGGGGACATGCATCATGCACGTCAAGCCTTTGAGAGCATGCGAGCCAGAGGAATTGAGCCATCTTCACATGTGTACAGTag TCTTATTCATGCTTATGCAGTTGGTAGAGACATGGAAGAAGCATTAAATTGTGTAAGAAAGATGAAGGATGAGGGCATTGAAATGAGTATAGTGACCTACAGTATAATTGTGGGCGGATTTGCTAAACTGGGCAATGCTGA TGCTGCAGATAACTGGTTTAAGGAGGCTAAAGAGAGTCTTCCATCTTTAAATGCAGTCATTTATGGGAGCATAATTTATGCACACTG TCAAGCTTGCAAAATGGGCCGAGCTGAAGCCTTAGTGAGGGAAATGGAAGAACAGGGGATAGATGCTCCTATTGACATATATCATACCATGATGGATGGTTATACAATGATTGGCAATGAAGAGAAATGCTTAATTGTGTTTGAAAGACTTAAG GAATGTGGTTTTTCTCCCTCGATTGTCAGCTATGGTTGTCTTATTAATCTTTACACCAAG ATAGGAAAAGTTTCTAAAGCATTGGAGATTAGCAGAGTGATGAAAACTGTTGGCATAAAACATAACATGAAGACCTACTCTATGTTGTTCAATGGTTTCGTGAAATTGAAAGATTGGGCCAATGCATTCTCCGTATTTGAAGACATTACTAAAGATGGTTTGAAGCCTGATGTAATACTTTACAATAACATTGTAAAAGCTTTTTGTGGGATGGGTAATATGGATCGTGCCATTTGTATTGTGAAGCAAATGCAGAGGGAGAGGCATAGAGCCACAACACGCACATTTTTGCCCATTATACATGGTTTTGCTAGAGCTGGAGAGACAAGGAGAGCCTTGGAGATTTTTGATACGATGAGAAGGAGTGGCTGCATTCCCACTGTACACACATACAATGCTCTTATTCTTGGGCTTGTTGAGAAGTGTCAG ATGGAAAAGGCTCTACAAATATTGGATGAAATGAATCTAGCTGGTGTTAGCCCAAACGAACACACATATACAACTCTTATGCAAGGTTATGCTTCATTGGGTGATACTGAAAAGGCGTTTCAGTATTTCACGATATTGAAGAATGATGGCCTGGAGATTGATGTATATACTTATGAGGCATTGTTGAAGGCATGTTGCAAGTCAGGAAGAATGCAGAGTGCCCTAGCTGTCACAAAAGAAATGAGTTCGAAAAAGATTCCTAGAAACACCTTTGTCTACAACATTCTAATTGATGG TTGGGCTCGGAGAGGTGATGTTTGGGAAGCTGCAGACCTGATGCAACAAATGAGAAAGGAAGGTGTTCAACCGGATATCCATACCTACACTTCTTTTATAAATGCTTGTTGTAAAGCTGGGGATATGCAG AATGCAACACAGGTTATTAAAGAAATGGAAGCACGTGGCATAAAACCAAACCTTAAAACCTACACCACTCTTATACACGGTTGGGCACGTGCTGCTTTTCCAGAGAAGGCTTTAAAGTGTTTTGAAGATTTGAAAGTGGCTGGATTGAAACCAGACAGAGCAGTGTACCATTGTCTTATGACATCTTTGCTATCAAGAGCCACCATTGCTCAATCATACATTTATAGTGGACTCTTGTCTATATGTAGAGAGATGATAGAATCTGAGATTACTATTGATATGGGAACTGCAGTTCACTGGTCGAGATGTTTGCGCAAAATTGAAAGAACTGGAGGAGAACTGACTGAAGCCCTACAAAAGACCTTTCCTCCTGATTGGACATCGCATAATATTCTTGCTGTTAACTGTGAAATAGAAACCGCTGATCCTGAAATTGATGTTCACGATGATATTGTATATTATTCCAGTGAAAGTGATAACGATGACTGTACTCATGACGAAGATTATGGTGATGAGACAGGTGATGATTTTTAA
- the LOC25483158 gene encoding subtilisin-like protease SBT4.4: MAKHTIVLSIFVSLVFASLIPLVCDATESGEKSSKLYIVYMGSLPKGESYSPTSHHINLLQHVIDGSGVENHLVRSYNRSFNGFAAILNDQQREKLVRMRGVVSVFPDQEFHLQTTRSWDFLGLPHSFKRDQTIESDLMVGVIDSGIWPESKSFNDKGLGPVPKKWRGVCAGGSDFNCNKKIIGARFYADGDVSARDIVGHGTHTSSIVGGREVKGVSFYGIAKGIARGGAPSSRIATYKVCNRRCSGYAILAAFDDAIADGVDVITISMGFPNSIEFLNDTIAIGSFHAMEKGILTVQAAGNGGPIPSTVSSKAPWLFSVAATTIDRQFITKMILGNGKTYQGKAINTIPSNGTKFPLVVCNSQACSAGGNTFSPEKCNYKDKKRVKGKLILCGSPLGQILTWVSGAVGSILNVSHIEFDTSVVSKKPTLNLESKNYFQVQYYTNSTKDPIAEILKSEIFHDTNAPRVVSFSSRGPNPFVPEIMKPDISAPGVEILAAYSPLAPPTLDISDKRKFKYNILSGTSMACPHVAGVVAYVKSFHPDWSPAAIKSAIMTTATPMKGTYDDLVGEFAYGSGNINPQQAIHPGLIYDITKKDYVEMLCNYGFDGEKIKLISGDDSSCHGYSKRSLVKDINYPAMVIPVRKHFNVHIQRTVTNVGLSNSTYKAILNHHNPKIKIRVEPKCLSFKSLNEKQSFVITVFGRIKSNQTVFSSSLVWSDGIHNVKSPIIVQILSS; the protein is encoded by the exons ATGGCAAAACATACTATTGTTTTATCAATCTTTGTATCTTTAGTTTTTGCATCACTTATTCCATTGGTATGCGATGCTACTGAAAGTGGTGAAAAAAGTAGTAAACTTTACATTGTGTACATGGGCTCACTTCCAAAAGGAGAATCATATTCCCCAACCTCTCACCATATCAACTTGTTGCAACATGTCATTGATGGTAGTGGTGTAGAAAACCACTTAGTGAGAAGTTACAATAGGAGTTTCAATGGTTTTGCTGCCATACTCAATGATCAACAGAGGGAAAAACTTGTTCGAATGAGAGGTGTGGTCTCAGTTTTTCCAGACCAAGAATTTCACCTTCAAACCACAAGGTCGTGGGACTTCCTTGGACTTCCTCACTCATTCAAAAGGGATCAAACTATTGAAAGTGATTTAATGGTTGGAGTCATAGATAGCGGAATATGGCCCGAGTCTAAAAGTTTCAATGATAAAG GTCTTGGTCCAGTCCCAAAGAAGTGGAGGGGAGTTTGTGCAGGTGGTAGTGACTTCAATTGTAACAAGAAGATCATCGGAGCACGATTTTACGCTGATGGAGATGTGAGTGCAAGAGATATAGTTGGTCATGGAACCCACACATCATCAATAGTAGGTGGACGTGAGGTGAAAGGTGTGAGCTTTTATGGTATTGCAAAAGGCATTGCACGAGGTGGAGCTCCATCTTCAAGGATCGCCACATACAAAGTTTGCAACAGGCGTTGTAGCGGTTATGCTATATTAGCAGCATTTGATGATGCCATTGCTGATGGAGTTGATGTCATTACTATCTCAATGGGTTTCCCTAATTCCATTGAATTTTTGAATGATACTATTGCAATTGGTTCTTTTCATGCCATGGAGAAGGGAATACTCACAGTGCAAGCTGCAGGAAATGGTGGCCCTATTCCAAGTACTGTTTCTAGTAAAGCACCTTGGTTATTTAGTGTTGCTGCAACTACCATAGATCGACAATTCATTACTAAGATGATTCTTGGAAATGGAAAGACATATCAAGGTAAGGCAATTAATACTATACCTTCAAATGGCACTAAATTTCCACTAGTTGTGTGCAATTCTCAAGCTTGCTCAGCCGGAGGAAATACATTTTCTCCTGAAAAGTGTAATTACAAAGACAAAAAGAGGGTGAAGGGTAAGCTTATTTTGTGTGGATCACCATTAGGTCAAATACTGACTTGGGTGAGTGGTGCAGTTGGTTCAATCCTTAACGTGTCACACATTGAATTTGATACTTCAGTTGTCAGTAAGAAGCCTACACTTAACTTGGAatcaaaaaactattttcaaGTTCAATATTACACAAATTCGACTAAAGACCCTATAGCTGAAATTTTAAAGAGTGAGATCTTCCATGACACGAATGCTCCGAGAGTTGTCAGTTTTTCTTCTCGTGGCCCAAATCCTTTTGTTCCAGAAATAATGAAACCAGATATAAGTGCCCCAGGAGTGGAAATTCTTGCTGCATATTCACCTTTAGCGCCACCCACATTGGatataagtgataaaagaaaatttaaatacaACATATTATCCGGAACCTCTATGGCATGCCCTCATGTTGCTGGAGTTGTTGCATATGTGAAGTCATTTCATCCTGATTGGTCACCTGCAGCTATAAAATCTGCTATCATGACAACAGCTACACCAATGAAAGGTACTTATGATGATTTGGTTGGTGAGTTTGCTTATGGGTCGGGGAATATCAATCCACAACAAGCCATTCACCCTGGACTTATTTATGACATTACAAAGAAAGATTATGTAGAAATGCTCTGTAACTATGGTTTTGATGgtgaaaaaattaaacttattaGTGGAGATGATTCAAGTTGTCATGGATATTctaaaagatcattggtgaaaGATATAAACTATCCTGCAATGGTTATTCCGGTACGTAAGCATTTCAATGTACATATTCAAAGAACAGTCACAAATGTTGGACTTTCTAACTCAACGTACAAGGCTATTCTCAACCATCATAATCCAAAAATCAAGATTAGAGTGGAACCAAAATGTCTCTCATTCAAATCATTAAATGAGAAACAATCCTTTGTTATCACTGTTTTTGgaagaataaaatcaaatcaaactgtGTTTTCTTCATCACTTGTTTGGTCAGATGGAATTCACAATGTTAAGAGTCCCAtcattgtacaaatattatctTCATAG